One Alnus glutinosa chromosome 3, dhAlnGlut1.1, whole genome shotgun sequence genomic region harbors:
- the LOC133862226 gene encoding uncharacterized protein LOC133862226, with product MRIGTSMALVQHVCFAPLARAVRPRTLAVFRSCNFSTASPTRASLADSQHVLLGMSEQELQQLAVDFEQERYRGKQLHHLIYKRKVKEIQDFSQMPQAFRNGLQEAGWRVGRSPIYGTVTAADGTIKLLIKLEDNRLIETVGIPVEDGKGSVRLTACVSSQVGCPLRCSFCATGKGGFSRNLKRHEIIEQVLAIEDVFKQRVTNVVFMGMGEPMLNLKSVLEAHQCLNKDVQIGQRMITISTVGVPNTIRKLASLKLQSTLAVSLHAPNQKLREAIVPSAKSYPLDAIMKDCKDYFLETSRRVSFEYALLAGVNDTTGHAVELADLLHEWGRGYHVNLIPFNPIEGSEYKRPHKKAVMAFAAALESRKITVSTRQTRGLDASAACGQLRNKFQKSPLLTDSDNVQSELDVAVAC from the exons ATGAGGATTGGCACTTCAATGGCGCTTGTCCAGCACGTGTGCTTCGCGCCTCTCGCACGTGCAGTGCGCCCTCGTACCCTTGCGGTTTTTCGCTCCTGCAACTTCTCTACTGCCTCCCCCACGCGTGCCTCCCTCGCTGATTCGCAGCACGTCCTCCTCGGCATGTCCGAGCAGGAGCTCCAACAGCTCGCCGTCGACTTCGAACAG GAAAGGTATAGAGGGAAGCAACTCCATCATCTTATTTACAAGAGAAAGGTGAAGGAAATTCAAGATTTCAGTCAAA TGCCTCAGGCATTCAGGAATGGTCTTCAAGAAGCTGGATGGAGGGTTGGGCGGTCGCCCATTTATGGCACTGTCACTGCTGCTGATGGGACTATTAAG TTGTTAATTAAGTTGGAAGACAACAGACTGATTGAAACCGTTGGCATACCAGTTGAAGATGGCAAAGGTTCAGTGCGCCTTACAGCATGCGTATCATCACAG GTAGGCTGCCCTCTGCGTTGCTCATTTTGTGCCACTGGAAAAGGGGGATTCTCAAGGAATCTTAAGAGGCATGAAATTATTGAACAG GTATTAGCTATTGAGGACGTCTTCAAGCAGAGGGTAACAAATGTGGTGTTCATGGGAATGGGTGAGCCAATGTTGAATCTGAAGTCAGTACTTGAAGCACACCAGTGCTTGAATAAG GATGTGCAAATTGGGCAAAGAATGATCACGATATCTACTGTGGGGGTTCCAAACACAATTAGAAAGCTGGCTTCTCTCAAACTTCAGTCAACATTGGCTGTCAG CCTACATGCTCCAAACCAGAAACTTAGGGAAGCAATTGTGCCAAGTGCAAAATCCTATCCTCTGGATGCAATCATGAAAGATTGCAAGGACTACTTCCTTGAAACCAGTCGGCGGGTTTCCTTTGAGTATGCACTCTTAG CTGGAGTCAATGATACAACAGGGCATGCAGTGGAACTTGCAGATCTTCTCCATGAGTGGGGACGCGGTTATCATGTAAACCTGATACCTTTCAATCCAATAGAAGGCTCAGAGTATAAGCGGCCACACAAAAAAGCT GTGATGGCATTTGCGGCTGCTCTGGAATCGCGTAAAATAACAGTTAGCACACGGCAAACAAGGGGCCTGGATGCTAGTGCGGCTTGTGGTCAGCTAAGAAACAAGTTCCAGAAGAGTCCTTTGCTCACGGACTCTGACAACGTGCAATCTGAATTAGATGTTGCAGTTGCATGTTGA